Part of the Fusarium musae strain F31 chromosome 3, whole genome shotgun sequence genome, TACCAACTCGCTGTTCTTGCCAAGCACCACGGAATCAAGTTCATCGTCGCTGCTCCCACAACCAGCATTGACctcgagactgagactggcGATGGTatcaagattgaggagagaaagaaggaggagctcACACAGGTCACAGGAGCTGTGATCAAACCCGATGGTACCGTCGATGAGAGCAGCAAGGTCCGCGTTGCTACCGCTGATCAGCGAATCAACGTCTGGAACCCTGCCTTCGATGTCACTCCCGCGGAGCTCATTGACGCCGTGGTCACAGAGAAAGGCGCCATTGAGAAGGGACCTGATGGCAACTTTGACTTTAGCAAGATCCTGCCTGAGCGCTGGGCTAAAATCACTGGTGCATAAGCCAGTTTTACGATGTCATATTTCATTTAAGCGGGCTATCATATCCAACATTAGACTAGAGCAGCGGAAAATTGGGTTTCTATTTATTGCTTCAACGCATGAAGAATCAGCTTTTGGTACCCTTCAACGGCAGTTTCAAGATCAGCAACGGTCAAGTTCTCCCTCGCGCCATGTGCAACAAGAATGTTTCCTGGGCCGTACAGGTACCTCGTGTGGTCACCCTTGAGGTTGGGAATGTCGGTTCCGTAGTTGACGGTGATTTTCTCAAAGCCTGAGCTTGTCAGCGACGCTCCCACAAGAATTTGAAATGGTGTACGTACCATCGACATCGCAATTTGCTTCCACAGGTCCATACCCGTGGGTGCAGTCGAAGATGAAAGCATCCTTGTCGACCTCGTCAAAGATGGCTTGGATCTTGTCATGAACAATGACATGTCCATCAGCCTGCTTTCCGCTCGCAACTCGCACAGCCAGTCcaaccttggcctcctcggGAATGACATTAGCGGCCACGCCACCGTTGAATCGACCAATATTGACAGTGGTGTTACCAAACAGCTCACTGCTACCAAGGTCGGTGTCGAGCACTTTAGCAAAGGCTCGAATCATCAGCTCGTTGGCTGACTTGCCGAGCCATGGGTAACCACTGTGACCGGGGAAGCCCTTTGTGGTAACGTCGCAGCCCAGCATGCCCTTGTGTCCGCAAGCAAGCTTAAGCTCTGTAGGCTCGCCAAAGATGACAGCGTCCAGACTGTATGGAAGCTCCTTGGTCTCGATGGCCTCGCTGAAACGGCGCATGCCATcacccttgacctcctcgccTACAACGAATAGCAGGACGACCTTATGGGGATCGATCTTTCCGTGCTCGATAAGGTTCTCAACCGCAGTGATTTGAGCAGCAACGCTACCCTTGGCGTCCACACTGCCTCGGCCGGTGATCATGGTCTCTTTTGTaacctcaccatcatcaattcCATACGGGATATGCGGTGGAACGACGTCAATGTGGCTGCTCACACAGACCTTGGGATCGAAAGtcttctttccatcttgTCGCCAAGCCAGCACATTGAACCTCGGCTTTCCTTCCGGCGTATTATCAAAAGGCTCAACTTCCTGACGCGAAGTAGTATATCCCTTTTTCTCAAGATACCCCTCAAGCCAAACTCCCACATCATGTTCAGTTCCAGAAACCGAGGACGTCTCAATAAGAGACTTGTGCAAGCTCAGTAGCTCGGACCGGTACGAGGGCGCATCGTCGTTGCTGGCAATGACGTCGGAGGAGGGCTTTTTGTCATAATCTCCAAGAACCTGCTGCCAATCGAAAGCAATGGCCAGAGAGGCCGATGCCAGGAAACTGGCGACTGTTGCGATGCGCATCGTGGGGAAACAAAACGGATTTGTTCGTGTAGCTTAAAGTTTTGGGGTGGAGGTTGGGGAATAAGTCAGAAGGGGAGCTTGGGTTCAATTGAGCTCGGACATTGGTGGAGAAGAGCGGAATGACGCAAGTGGCCGATGTCGGGTGTTGTCTGGGGTACCTGGATGGTCTGGTCAGATAAGAACAGAGATAGGATCTTCTTTTGGAGAGGTCAGTGGCATGATATAGTGATCCGTACCTAGACGGGGAATGCCTCTATTTGGAAGGTCTATAAATCGATCGGCGAATAACAAAACCCGTATATAAACGGATGAAAACTGCTGGGTTACCCGGTTACCCCACACTGAACAAACTGTCACAGGAACATTATAGTCTATTGCTCCTTCGAATAGGTTTCTATTCGGGGTTACTCTACATATAAGATAATGTCTTAAATCTCTCAGCTCTAACCAGTCTATTAGTGTTGCTGGTTCTCTTATACGAGAAGCTGTAAGATTACGCCGCGACATTGGGCCTAACCTACACCTTGGACCAACTATATCCATTTCGAACTTACACGCAAGACTTGTCATACCAAGTATGTTCGATGGCAAATTATTATTGCTATAGATTGGTTATCCCATCCTTCTTATCAGCTACTCTTGGTCTCTCCTTTGACTAGCTTGGGGTCAAAATTATGGCTTCCTTTACCGGTTCCTTGGCATACCTTGCTTGGCTCCAGAGTTGTGACACGAACAGTGAAATGCTTCACTCTACACGATCTGGCATTACAATTCTACACAACCTGTTACGCAAGAAATATCGGGTCACGGACCGTCATGTCGGCTTGTCCTTCCGATCAGAGCCGGCTAGTTCCACGATGTTGGAGATAAGCGTAATGCGGGGTTGATAAGTTGTTCTTTTTTCGCAGTTCGACAACTGACAACAAGGATTTTTGTCTTTCCTGTTTAGGACCATATCCTATTGATCCTTATTTCTCGAGTGCGGATGGGATCTGAAGCCGATTGTGCTCTTATTCCGTGTTATTGCACTGCTCCAAAAGTTTGAGGATCAAGGCTTGAAGGCTGGTGGTGCTTGGTCTCCTCTATTCCGAAGATTCCGGCCGAATCTACATTTTCTTTGACATAAAACAAAaattgcttcttcttcctagACATGTCTACTATTTTGTAAGTTCTATTCATGGTGTTTAAGAGTTGGGAGACGTCGGGACAAATTTGTAGGGGAAACATGCCATCAGCCTGTAAGCCGTGGCGTAACTAATCCAGATTATCAGGTAATTCTCGTTTGAAGTGAAACACTCACTGCTGGAAAGAAATGATGGGGTCCATTGACGAGGTTTCATGGACCGGAACGGCTTATGTTCAAGGTCGAGCCACGGCCAAACTCCTTGCGAGTGATCTTGAGCTGAGCTTCTGGGGAGGCGTTGACCCCCAGACCAGTGAGATCATTGACCGACACCATCCATTGAGTGGAGAAAATCTCCAAGGCACTGTCCTCGCTATTCCGGGAGGTCGAGGATCATGCACAGGTAGCGGTGTTATGCTTGAGCTGTTGCTCAATGGCAAAGCTCCTGAGGCAATCATCTTTGAGAGACGAGAGGACATTCTTACTCTTGGAGTCATGATTGCAGAGGAAGTCTTTGACCATTCTATCCCCGTCGTGGTTTTAGACAAGGAAGACTTTCGACATCTCATTCGACTGAGTGGACAAACAATATTTGTGGACGATGGTTATGTGTCCACTCACCCACCGTCAAAACACCGAAAAGGTTCAGTGATAGACACAGAGAGCGGTCTTATTCTTGAAACGACACCAGCTCTAGAGGGAATAAAGCTCTCAACACTGGATCAGGAACTTCTAAGAGGAGACTACGGCGACGCATCACGCGTCGCTATCAGAATCGTCCTCCGCATGGCGCACCTCCTAGGCGCAACACGTCTTATGGATGTAACACAAGTCCACGTCGACGGGTGCGTCTACACTGGTCCTGCAACGCTCGCTCTGGCTAAAAGGCTTCGAGACTGGGGCGGTAAAGTCCGAATTCCAACGACACTCAACTCTTTATCAGTTGACCAACAGCGCTGGCGGGCTCTTGGTGTCGATACTACTTTCGGAGAAGCAGCCGATGCGCTCGGAAAAGCATATACAGACATGGGAGCTAGACCGACATTTACGTGCGCACCTTATCAGCTTGAGAGTGCACCTAAGCTTGGTGAGCAGATTGCTTGGGCAGAGTCGAATGCCGTTGTTTATGCGAATAGTGTTCTGGGGGCGCGAACCATGAAGTACCCAGACTTTCTGGACATCTCGATTGCTCTGACAGGGAGGGCGCCCAGAGGAGGCCCTCATCTCGGTATCAATCGACTGGCCTCTATTTGTGTAAAGATCGTGGGGCTGGAGGACACGACAAGACTTGATGATTCATTTCCACCATTACTGGGATACTATGTTGGAACTTTATCGACCAGCCGAATCCCTGTGATAACAGGGCTTGAGAGGCTTGGTCTCTCAACAGATGACCTGAAGGCCTTCGGTGCGGCTTTTGCCACGATATCGAGTGCCCCAATGTTTCACATCGTGGGCATTACGCCAGAGGCACAGACGCTTGAGACAGTGCTCGCCCCTGGATCCACCTCTGCTGAAGTCAAGCTGGGTGATTTGGGAATATGCTGGGATAAGCTCAACAGTGCACCAGCAAACCAACCCATCGACCTAGTATCACTGGGCAACCCACACTTCTCCCTCACCGAGATACGAAAACTCGCAAATCTTTGCAAAGGGCGACGAAAAGCCTCTAGAGTATCCCTTATCGTTACGTGCGGTCGATCAGTGTATAAACTCGCTGAACAAGCAGGTCTTGTAGCCCAACTAGAGGATTTCGGGGTGCAGATATTGACAGATATTTGCTGGTGCATGGTAACAGAGCCTGTGATCCCAACGACGGCAAAGACAATCATGACGAATTCTGGGAAATATGCCCATTATGGG contains:
- a CDS encoding hypothetical protein (MEROPS:MER0238460~EggNog:ENOG41), with the protein product MRIATVASFLASASLAIAFDWQQVLGDYDKKPSSDVIASNDDAPSYRSELLSLHKSLIETSSVSGTEHDVGVWLEGYLEKKGYTTSRQEVEPFDNTPEGKPRFNVLAWRQDGKKTFDPKVCVSSHIDVVPPHIPYGIDDGEVTKETMITGRGSVDAKGSVAAQITAVENLIEHGKIDPHKVVLLFVVGEEVKGDGMRRFSEAIETKELPYSLDAVIFGEPTELKLACGHKGMLGCDVTTKGFPGHSGYPWLGKSANELMIRAFAKVLDTDLGSSELFGNTTVNIGRFNGGVAANVIPEEAKVGLAVRVASGKQADGHVIVHDKIQAIFDEVDKDAFIFDCTHGYGPVEANCDVDGFEKITVNYGTDIPNLKGDHTRYLYGPGNILVAHGARENLTVADLETAVEGYQKLILHALKQ
- a CDS encoding hypothetical protein (EggNog:ENOG41) — encoded protein: MGSIDEVSWTGTAYVQGRATAKLLASDLELSFWGGVDPQTSEIIDRHHPLSGENLQGTVLAIPGGRGSCTGSGVMLELLLNGKAPEAIIFERREDILTLGVMIAEEVFDHSIPVVVLDKEDFRHLIRLSGQTIFVDDGYVSTHPPSKHRKGSVIDTESGLILETTPALEGIKLSTLDQELLRGDYGDASRVAIRIVLRMAHLLGATRLMDVTQVHVDGCVYTGPATLALAKRLRDWGGKVRIPTTLNSLSVDQQRWRALGVDTTFGEAADALGKAYTDMGARPTFTCAPYQLESAPKLGEQIAWAESNAVVYANSVLGARTMKYPDFLDISIALTGRAPRGGPHLGINRLASICVKIVGLEDTTRLDDSFPPLLGYYVGTLSTSRIPVITGLERLGLSTDDLKAFGAAFATISSAPMFHIVGITPEAQTLETVLAPGSTSAEVKLGDLGICWDKLNSAPANQPIDLVSLGNPHFSLTEIRKLANLCKGRRKASRVSLIVTCGRSVYKLAEQAGLVAQLEDFGVQILTDICWCMVTEPVIPTTAKTIMTNSGKYAHYGPGLTGRGMYFGSLAGCVEAACSGTYEAEKPGWLENKGAI